The Amycolatopsis umgeniensis DNA segment CCCACCGCCAGGCGGACGAAGTGCGGGATGACCAGACCGACGAACCCGACACCGCCGACGACCGCGACGAGGACCCCGGTCACCAGCGAAGCCGAAACAAGCAGCAGGAACCGCTGCCGGTGTACGGCGAAGCCGAGCGAAAGCGCGGTGTCGTCGCCGAGCACCATGGCGTTGAGAGCGCGGCCTTGGGTGAGGAGACAGGCACAGCCGATCAGCACCACCGCCGTCGGAATCGCGAGATTCGACCAGCCGGCTTCCCCGAGGGACCCGAGAAGCCAGAACATCACCGAACGGGTCTTGTCGGGATCGGCGGACTGGAAGATGACGAAACCGGTCAGTCCCGTGAACAAGTACGACAAGGTGACGCCCGCGAGGACCAGGCGGGTCGGTGAGTAGCGACCGTCCTGCCTGCCCAGCACGAGCACGGCGACGGTGGCCCCGAGCGCCCCGGCGAACGCAGCCGCCGAGGTGGAGAGACCGGCGAGGGCGGCGGAGCCGATCGTGATCGCGACCGCGGCCAGCAGCCCGGCTCCGGCCGACACACCGAGCACGTAGGGGTCCGCCAGGGGGTTGCGCACGGTGGCCTGCAGTACGGCGCCGACGACCGAGAGACCCGCCCCGACCACCACCGCGAGCAGGACCCGGGGGACCCGCAGGTTCCAGACGATCTGGTCGACGGCACCGGCCGCCGTCCTGCCGTCGCCGATCAGGCGGTGCCAGAGCACCTCACCCACCGTGGGCAGGTCGATGCCGACCGAGCCGAACGCGATCCCGAACGTCGTCATCGCCACCAGGACCGCGAACAGAGCGGGCACCAGCACCCAGGAGAACCGGGAATGCCTTGGCAGGTTCACTTCTCCTCGAAGGCTTCGGGGTGCAGGAAACGCGCGATCGTCTCGACCTGATACACCGGGCGGACCCCTGTCCTGGCGGAGTCTTCCGGTGCCACGACGTGAATCCGGTCGTTCTTCACGGCGGCGGTGGTCGGGAAGTGCCGTCTCACGTACTCCCGCGGGTCGGCGGTCGGGGTCGACGGGAAGAACAGGATCGCCTCCGGATCGGCCGCGGTGATCTCTTCCCTGCTCATCACGGTGAACGGTTTGCCGGGGTCGTCCCACAGGTTCCGCCCGCCCGCTCGCGTGACGATGTCGACGTCCAGCCCGCTGGTGAAGGCCCACAGATCCGAGCCGATCAGCGTGAGGTAGGCGACCTTGACCGGCTTCCGGCCCGCTGTGCGCTCGGCGACGTCGTCGAGCCTTCCCCGGAGACGGCCGATGAGGTCCCGGGCGCCGTCGGACGCGCCGAGCAGCCTGCCGAAGTTCTCGATCTCGGCGAAGGAGTCGGTGACCTTGGCCGCCACCGGGTTCTCGTCGCAGCCACTGGCCACGACGTAGGAGGCGGTGCCCGCTTCCCGCAGCTGCTCGATCGTGGGAGTGCCCTCCTGGCCGCTCAGGGTCCGGCCCTGCTCGGCGAGTACGAGATCGGCTTGCAAGGCGAGGAGCGCTTCGCGGCCCGGCAACGCGTCACCGATGTCGGGCAGGTGGCCGAGCCGGGCGGCGAACTGAGTGGCGGGCCGCGCGTGCACTCCGACGACTCCGGTGATGCGATCACCGGCACCCATCTCGAACAGGGTGTCGACCGACCCGGCGCCGACGACCACCACGCTCCGTGCGGGCGCGTCCAGCGCGACCGTGCGGCCGCACGACGGAACCTCGATCGTGCCTCCCGGACGGGCGGAGGGCGAACCGCCACCGCAGCCGGCCGTGGCGATCACGGCGCACGACGCCATCAGCAGCGCGACGGCGCCACGATGGCGGGCGAAGTCCATTTTGGACACTGTGGTTCCTCCTGAAACCTTCGAGTGGGCGGCGCTCACGGTGCCGTCGTCCCGATGCGCCAATGCCGCGCCTGGTCGTATTGCCCGCTGATGCGCGCGAAAGTCCCGCCTGTGCGCAGCAATTCAGCGGGCGTTCCGGTCTCCACGACCTGACCCGCGTCCAGCGAGACCACCTGGTCGGCCGCGGCCAGGGTGGCGGGCCGGTGCGCGATGACCAGCATCGTGCGGTCCGGGTCGGCGCCGAGATTGGCGATGGCCTGGGTGATCGCGGCCTCGTTCTCCGGATCGAGCGCGGAACTCGCCTCGTCCACGAGGACGACGCGTGCCCGCTTGAGCATCGCACGGGCGATCGCGACCCGTTGCCGTTCACCGCCGGACAGCTGGGCCCCGGCTTCGCCGACCCGCGTGTCCCACCCGCCGGGCAGACGTTCGATCACTTCGTCGAGCCGGGCCGCGCGGGCGACGTCGCGGAGCTCGTCCCAGGTCGCTTCGGGACGGGCGAGGCGAAGGTTGTGCTCGATGGTGTCGTCGAACAGGTAGACGTCCTGGAAGACGATGGCGATGTCGTCGAGCAGCACGGCCGGTTCGAGGTCGCGGACGTCGACGCCGCCGACGGACACGGTCCCCGCCTCCGCGTCGAAGAACCGGGCGATGAGCCGGGTCACGGTCGTCTTCCCGGAGCCCGATGGGCCGACCAGAGCGGTCGTGGAACCCGGCGGGCAGTACAGCGACACGTCCCGGAGAGCCGGGGCGGCGCCTCCGGGATAGGTGAAGGTGACGTGGGAGAGTTCGACGGAGGGCTCGCTGATCCCGCGGGCCGGTCCGGTCGGCGACGGCAGCGCGGGAGCGGCCAGGAGCTCCTCGATACGGGAGATCTTGTTGGTCATCGCCCTGAGCGCGCCGACGAGGTCGATGAGGTTGCCGAGTGGCTGCAGGAAACGGGCGGCCAGCACGAGCAGGACGATCGCTTCGGCGACTCCGACGCTTCCACCGAGCATGAGCCCGGCGACCAGAGCGAGCACCGCGACGAATCCCGCTGCCACCACTCCGGTGTAGGCGAAGAACGGTCGCCGCGCGCGGTCCATGCCCGCCCGGTAGGTCCTGCGGTGCTCGTCCAGCGCGGCGTGCATCCGCGGGGTGCCTTCGGCCTGCCCCGCGGCCCGCAGGACGGGCTGGGCTTGGCCGAGTTCGATCGCCCGGCCTGCCACCTCGGCGGACGCGCGTTCCAGTTCGACCTCGGCTTCGGTGGCGACGCGCGCGGCCCGCCGGAGGACGAACGAGGCGGCGAGCGCCGTCAGGCACAGCAGGCAAGCCACCCGCCACTCGACGAGCAGGACGATGATCGCGACCGTGCCGGGCAACACCGTCGAGGTGATGACCGGGTTGCCGATCACCACCGCCAGATGGGCGGCGTCGCCGATGTCCGCGGTCACCGCCCTCGCGAGCCGTGCTTTGTTCGCCGCGGTGAACCAGCCCAGCGGCAGCGTGCTCACGTGCCGAATCGCCCGCTTGCGCAATTGCGCGGCGAGCGCGCCGCCGGCGGCGTAGCCCACCGGGTCCGCGAGGACACTGAGCGTTCCGTAGATCAGCGCTCCGATCGCACCCGGCACCAGCCAGGGCGTGGCGGCGGCGACGTCGGGCTCGGGGCGCACGACGGCGTCCAGGGTCGGGATGAGCAGGCCCAGCAGCAGCCCTTGCAGGACGGCCTGCGCCGAGGTCAGCGACCACAGCCGGGCCAGCAGCCGCGGATCGGGCCACAGACCGTAGAGCCGGCGGATCATGCGGTGACCCCTTCCTGTGCGGCCCACATCCGGGCGTAGAGACCACCCTTGGCGAGAAGTTCGCTGTGGCGGCCCCGCTCGGCCAGCCGTCCGTTGTCGAGCACCAGAATCTGGTCGGCCCCGGCGATCGTGTGCAGCCGGTGCGCGATGACGAGCACCGTCTTGCCTGCCGTCAACCCGGCGAGCGCTTCCTGGACCGCGGCCTCACTGTCCGGGTCGAGCGCCGCGGTCGCCTCGTCCAGCACCACGATCGGCGCCCCGGACAGGATCGCCCGCGCGATCGTCAGCCGTTGGCGCTCACCGCCAGAGAGAGCACCCCCGCCCGCGTCGAGCGGGGTGTCGTATCCGGCGGGCAGGGCCTCGATCACGCCGTGGATCTGCGCGGCGATCGCGGCCCGGCGGACGTCCTCGTCGTCGGCGCCGGGCCGTCCGACCCGGACGTTCTCCGCCACGCTGTCTCGCAGTAACGCGACGTCCTGGAACACCAGCGACATCGACGCCAGCAGATCGGCCGACCGGATCGCGCGGATGTCGGTCCCGCCGATCCGGATCGCGCCCTCGGTCACGTCGTGGAAGCGCGGCAGCAGCCCGGCGAGGGTCGTCTTGCCCGCTCCCGACGGGCCCACGATCGCGGTCACCGTTCCCGGCGGGCAGACGGCACTGATCCGGTCCACCGCCAAGGTCACCCCGTCGTAGGAAAACGACACGTTGTCGAACTCGACCCCGTGACCCCGCGGTGTCTCCGGGACCCCGGGTTCCGGGAGCGGGCGGCGGGACAGCAGCCGTTCGATGTTGGCCGCCCCCATCCGGCCCTTGCGCACTCCTTGCGCGGCCGACACCGCGGGGAGGATCGACGTCGGCAACCCGACCGAGACGACCAGGAAGGCCACGAGGTCCGCCGCGGCGAGTGATCCGACGGCGATGAAGGCCAGCCCGGTGGCGGTCACGACGGTGAGGACGGCCATCTCCGAGCCGAACAGCCGCGTGCCCGCCGAGCTGTAGCGCACCTCTCTGACCCACGCGGCGAACGCTTCGGCGTATTCGTTCACGGCGTCGTCGTAGCGGCGAAGGACCTGTCCGCCGGTGCCGAACGCCTTCACCACCTGGATGCCGTCGGCGTACTCGACACTGGCCGCGCTGATCCGGCCTTCCGCGGCGATCAGCCGGTTCACGTGCGTTGTCA contains these protein-coding regions:
- a CDS encoding ABC transporter ATP-binding protein, with the translated sequence MIRRLYGLWPDPRLLARLWSLTSAQAVLQGLLLGLLIPTLDAVVRPEPDVAAATPWLVPGAIGALIYGTLSVLADPVGYAAGGALAAQLRKRAIRHVSTLPLGWFTAANKARLARAVTADIGDAAHLAVVIGNPVITSTVLPGTVAIIVLLVEWRVACLLCLTALAASFVLRRAARVATEAEVELERASAEVAGRAIELGQAQPVLRAAGQAEGTPRMHAALDEHRRTYRAGMDRARRPFFAYTGVVAAGFVAVLALVAGLMLGGSVGVAEAIVLLVLAARFLQPLGNLIDLVGALRAMTNKISRIEELLAAPALPSPTGPARGISEPSVELSHVTFTYPGGAAPALRDVSLYCPPGSTTALVGPSGSGKTTVTRLIARFFDAEAGTVSVGGVDVRDLEPAVLLDDIAIVFQDVYLFDDTIEHNLRLARPEATWDELRDVARAARLDEVIERLPGGWDTRVGEAGAQLSGGERQRVAIARAMLKRARVVLVDEASSALDPENEAAITQAIANLGADPDRTMLVIAHRPATLAAADQVVSLDAGQVVETGTPAELLRTGGTFARISGQYDQARHWRIGTTAP
- a CDS encoding ABC transporter ATP-binding protein, producing MRTTTDTRVDSAAEPETRLDTEEPAGLAKPGALGRLFAPIRPHLIACGVLSALSAAAGIVPYVAAAEMARAVLTTPEGAASTVWTWVGIGAAGAALWLVLLVQSSRLGHYADAAIVHDLRVRIVRHLGALPMGWFRSAGSGRVKRAMTGDLEEMHEVIAHALGQLTGAITVMVAAGGYLFFVDVPMALAVTAVLGLMGLSYRVSMRSMTTHVNRLIAAEGRISAASVEYADGIQVVKAFGTGGQVLRRYDDAVNEYAEAFAAWVREVRYSSAGTRLFGSEMAVLTVVTATGLAFIAVGSLAAADLVAFLVVSVGLPTSILPAVSAAQGVRKGRMGAANIERLLSRRPLPEPGVPETPRGHGVEFDNVSFSYDGVTLAVDRISAVCPPGTVTAIVGPSGAGKTTLAGLLPRFHDVTEGAIRIGGTDIRAIRSADLLASMSLVFQDVALLRDSVAENVRVGRPGADDEDVRRAAIAAQIHGVIEALPAGYDTPLDAGGGALSGGERQRLTIARAILSGAPIVVLDEATAALDPDSEAAVQEALAGLTAGKTVLVIAHRLHTIAGADQILVLDNGRLAERGRHSELLAKGGLYARMWAAQEGVTA
- a CDS encoding iron ABC transporter permease, coding for MNLPRHSRFSWVLVPALFAVLVAMTTFGIAFGSVGIDLPTVGEVLWHRLIGDGRTAAGAVDQIVWNLRVPRVLLAVVVGAGLSVVGAVLQATVRNPLADPYVLGVSAGAGLLAAVAITIGSAALAGLSTSAAAFAGALGATVAVLVLGRQDGRYSPTRLVLAGVTLSYLFTGLTGFVIFQSADPDKTRSVMFWLLGSLGEAGWSNLAIPTAVVLIGCACLLTQGRALNAMVLGDDTALSLGFAVHRQRFLLLVSASLVTGVLVAVVGGVGFVGLVIPHFVRLAVGPDHRRVLPIAVLAGAIYLVAVDLLCRVIVRPAELPVGIVTSVLGAPLFLWLLRRSRAGR
- a CDS encoding ABC transporter substrate-binding protein; protein product: MDFARHRGAVALLMASCAVIATAGCGGGSPSARPGGTIEVPSCGRTVALDAPARSVVVVGAGSVDTLFEMGAGDRITGVVGVHARPATQFAARLGHLPDIGDALPGREALLALQADLVLAEQGRTLSGQEGTPTIEQLREAGTASYVVASGCDENPVAAKVTDSFAEIENFGRLLGASDGARDLIGRLRGRLDDVAERTAGRKPVKVAYLTLIGSDLWAFTSGLDVDIVTRAGGRNLWDDPGKPFTVMSREEITAADPEAILFFPSTPTADPREYVRRHFPTTAAVKNDRIHVVAPEDSARTGVRPVYQVETIARFLHPEAFEEK